One Drosophila subobscura isolate 14011-0131.10 chromosome U, UCBerk_Dsub_1.0, whole genome shotgun sequence DNA window includes the following coding sequences:
- the LOC117900026 gene encoding splicing factor 3B subunit 2, with translation MADQLINEGDQPAPLMSLRLDQQHDDNAATAINGNGNGSVVDAPGDAAEDSDGGDGDGEKPATELVLPKALEDVLALKDQRVAEFDVDGDSLGGSGGALQDGDDADVGEDSDDDAVNQVNGIGGDKTGKQSKAEKNKKKKRRKKQNRKIRQLLEYERQQQLSHVEDVGADAEAPEPLAEEAKAPASDEEHEKPEKDSRKDKHRESRSRKKKERSDEKEKEKKLAEASKLDVTIEYVPEKITIADLAPMYRQFYRVFELFKLENKPKPVEKDKLALDSETVAKAKKAADKLHDDDDDDGDEDDDQKEDKEKLSKRKLKKLTRLSVAELKQLVSRPDVVEMHDVTARDPKLLVQLKAYRNTVQVPRHWCFKRKYLQGKRGIEKPPFDLPAFIKKTGIMEMRESLQEREDAKTLKAKMRERVRPKMGKIDIDYQKLHDAFFKWQTKPRMTIHGDLYYEGKEFETRLKEKKPGDLSEELRIALGMPVGPNSHKIPPPWLIAQQRYGPPPSYPNLKIPGLNAPIPEGTSFGYHAGGWGKPPVDENGKPLYGDVFGTSILDLDNGIDEADIERNQWGELESESEESSEEEEEDGEDLGDQQDETGLVTPVEGLVTPSGLTSVPAGMETPENIELRKKKIEAEMEDNETPVLYQVLPEKRTDRIGASMMGSTHVYDVTGGGNAANKQPPARTTTDREGIVELALDPSELDMDNDAMAQRYEQQMREQQNHLQKEDLSDMLAEHVARQKSKRKRQQTDPAKATKKYKEFKF, from the exons atggcgGACCAATTAATCAACGAA GGCGACCAGCCAGCGCCACTGATGTCCTTACGCCTTGACCAGCAACATGACGACAATGCGGCGACAGCGATCAATGGCAATGGTAATGGCAGTGTAGTGGATGCACCCGGCGACGCTGCTGAGGACAGTGATGGCGGTGATGGTGACGGCGAGAAGCCGGCCACTGAACTGGTTCTGCCCAAGGCGCTGGAGGATGTGCTGGCCCTGAAAGACCAAAGAGTGGCCGAGTTCGATGTGGATGGTGATTCCCTGGGTGGCAGCGGGGGAGCTCTTCAGGACGGCGATGACGCCGACGTGGGTGAGGAcagtgatgatgatgctgtgaACCAGGTGAATGGCATTGGCGGTGATAAAACgggaaagcaaagcaaagctgagaagaacaaaaagaaaaaacgccGAAAGAAGCAAAATAGGAAAATTCGCCAACTCTTGGAGTACGAGAGACAACAGCAATTATCGCACGTAGAAGATGTCGGAGCAGATGCGGAGGCCCCGGAGCCGTTGGCTGAGGAGGCCAAGGCGCCGGCCAGTGACGAAGAGCATGAGAAGCCGGAGAAGGATAGCAGAAAGGACAAGCATAGGGAAAGTCGCAGCAGGAAAAAGAAGGAACGCAGCGatgagaaggaaaaggaaaagaagcTCGCAGAGGCCAGCAAACTTGACGTAACAATTGA GTATGTGCCCGAGAAGATAACAATTGCTGATCTGGCGCCCATGTATCGCCAGTTCTACAGAGTGTTTGAGCTCTTCAAGTTGGAAAATAAACCGAAGCCAGTGGAAAAGGACAAGTTGGCGCTGGACTCGGAGACGGTGGCTAAGGCTAAAAAGGCCGCTGATAAGCTgcatgacgacgacgatgatgatggcgatgaggatgatgatcaGAAGGAGGACAAGGAGAAATTATCCAAAAGAAAGCTCAAGAAGTTGACGCGTCTCAGTGTGGCGGAACTGAAGCAATTGGTTTCCCGCCCAGATGTCGTGGAGATGCACGACGTAACAGCTCGTGATCCCAAATTGCTGGTCCAACTGAAGGCTTACAGGAACACAGTGCAAGTGCCTCGCCATTGGTGCTTCAAGCGGAAATATCTGCAGGGAAAGCGTGGCATTGAGAAGCCGCCGTTCGATCTGCCAGCCTTTATCAAGAAGACGGGCATCATGGAGATGCGAGAGTCGCTCCAGGAGCGCGAAGATGCCAAGACACTGAAGGCCAAAATGCGCGAACGTGTGCGCCCGAAGATGGGCAAGATCGATATTGATTACCAGAAACTGCACGATGCCTTCTTCAAGTGGCAGACAAAGCCCCGCATGACCATTCACGGCGATCTCTACTACGAGGGCAAGGAATTTGAGACGCGACTCAAGGAGAAGAAGCCGGGCGATCTGTCCGAAGAGCTGCGCATTGCTCTGGGCATGCCGGTGGGTCCCAATTCGCACAAGATTCCGCCACCCTGGTTGATTGCCCAGCAGCGCTACGGACCGCCGCCATCATATCCGAATCTGAAAATTCCTGGACTCAATGCGCCCATACCAGAGGGCACATCGTTCGGTTATCATGCCGGCGGCTGGGGCAAACCGCCCGTCGACGAGAACGGCAAGCCCCTGTATGGCGATGTATTTGGCACCAGCATATTGGACTTGGAT AACGGCATCGATGAGGCTGACATTGAGCGCAATCAATGGGGCGAACTGGAATCCGAGTCGGAAGAGTCAtccgaagaggaggaggaggatggtgAAGATCTCGGCGATCAGCAGGATGAAACTGGACTGGTTACACCGGTCGAGGGTCTGGTGACACCTTCAGGGCTGACCAGTGTGCCAGCCGGCATGGAGACGCCCGAGAACATTGAGCTGcgtaaaaagaaaattgaagCTGAAATGGAGGA CAATGAAACCCCCGTACTGTATCAAGTGCTGCCGGAGAAGCGCACGGACCGCATAGGCGCTTCCATGATGGGTTCCACGCACGTCTATGATGTTACCGGTGGTGGTAATGCGGCCAATAAACAGCCACCAGCTCGCACCACCACGGATCGTGAGGGCATTGTGGAATTGGCATTGGATCCCAGCGAACTGGACATGGACAATGATGCCATGGCCCAGCGCTACGAGCAACAGATGCGCGAGCAACAGAATCACCTGCAAAAGGAGGATCTATCGGACATGTTGGCCGAGCATGTGGCACGCCAGAAATCAAAGCGCAAGCGACAGCAAACGGATCCGGCAAAGGCCACAAAGAAGTACAAGGAGTtcaagttttag
- the LOC117900032 gene encoding histidine protein methyltransferase 1 homolog produces MFKFNFDVENEEEPEATKSPFTENSVQKAEQEDSGIVKDIVWYEAEQIKPNNTALSRLDLYELNAKDLKVGNTDIRHLIAGFLLEDIKLHGELESRDIRKSEESHSDLITGVYEGGAKIWECTDDLLLYLSENYEDSYWKDKRVLDLGCGSGLLGIYALQCGAKVDFQDYNKDVLEQITIPNVMLNVQSDLSDDDKLAFVEENTGFYSGDWSHFAQLTLETEKYDLILTSETIYNTENQQKLLDTFSSRLKADGTVLVAGKSHYFGVGGGLEQFVDVIKQETTFVSENVWQADENVKRGILKIKFK; encoded by the exons atgttcaaattcaattttgacGTAGAAAATGAGGAAGAGCCAGAAGCAACGAAGAGCCCATTTACCGAGAATAGCGTACAGAAAGCAGAGCAGGAGGATTCTGGAATTGTCAAGGATATTGTTTGGTACGAGGCAGAGCAAATTAAACCCAACAACACAGCATTATCGCGCTTGGATCTGTACGAACTCAATGCCAAAGATCTGAAGGTAGGCAACACAGACATTCGGCACCTCATAGCCGGCTTCCTGCTTGAGGACATCAAACTCCATGGAGAGCTGGAGAGTCGCGATATTAGGAAGTCTGAGGAAAGTCACTCAGATCTAATAACCGGAGTCTATGAAGGTGGTGCTAAAATATGGGAATGTACAGACgatttgttgctgtatttATCGGAGAACTACGAGGACAGCTACTGGAAAGACAAGAGAGTCTTGGACTTGGGATGTGGCTCTGGATTGCTGGGAATATATGCACTACAATGTGGAGCAAAAGTTGACTTTCAAGACTAT AACAAGGATGTTTTGGAGCAAATAACCATACCAAATGTGATGCTAAATGTGCAATCGGATCTTTCGGATGATGACAAATTGGCATTTGTAGAGGAAAACACCGGCTTCTATTCCGGTGATTGGTCACATTTTGCTCAGCTAACGTTGGAGACGGAAAAGTACGACCTGATACTTACATCCGAGACAATATACAACACAGAGAACCAGCAGAAGCTGTTGGACACCTTTAGCAGTCGCCTCAAAGCAGATGGCACTGTGTTAGTTGCTGGAAAATCTCATTattttggtgttggtggagGCCTGGAACAATTCGTGGATGTAATTAAGCAGGAAACCACATTTGTAAGCGAAAATGTGTGGCAAGCAGACGAAAATGTGAAGCGGGgcattttgaaaataaaatttaaataa